A section of the Pseudomonas lini genome encodes:
- the trpD gene encoding anthranilate phosphoribosyltransferase produces the protein MDIKTALSRIVGHLDLSTDEMRDVMREIMTGQCTDAQIGAFMMAMRMKSESIDEIVGAVTAMRELADKVELNTLDGVVDVVGTGGDGANIFNVSTASSFVVAAAGCTVAKHGNRAVSGKSGSADLLEAAGIYLNLTPVQVARCIDNVGIGFMFAQTHHSAMKHAAGPRRELGLRTLFNMLGPLTNPAGVKHQVVGVFSQALCRPLAEVLQRLGSKHVLVVHSKDGLDEFSLAAPTFVAELKNDQITEYWVEPEDLGMKSQSLHGLAVESPAASLELIRDALGKRKTENGQKAAEMIVLNAGAALYAADHASSLKEGVALAHDALHTGLAREKLEELGAFTAVFKVENEG, from the coding sequence ATGGATATCAAGACAGCCCTGAGCCGTATCGTCGGCCACCTCGACCTCAGTACCGATGAGATGCGCGATGTCATGCGCGAAATCATGACCGGGCAATGCACGGATGCGCAGATCGGCGCGTTCATGATGGCCATGCGCATGAAGAGCGAAAGCATCGACGAGATAGTCGGCGCCGTGACGGCGATGCGCGAGTTGGCGGACAAGGTTGAACTCAACACCCTCGACGGCGTGGTCGATGTGGTCGGCACTGGGGGCGACGGTGCAAACATTTTCAACGTCTCCACGGCTTCCTCGTTCGTGGTCGCCGCAGCAGGTTGCACCGTAGCCAAGCACGGTAACCGTGCGGTGTCGGGCAAAAGCGGCAGCGCCGATTTGCTGGAAGCGGCCGGTATCTACCTGAACCTGACGCCGGTCCAGGTGGCGCGCTGCATCGACAACGTCGGCATCGGTTTCATGTTTGCCCAGACTCACCATAGCGCCATGAAGCACGCCGCCGGCCCACGCCGCGAGTTGGGCTTGCGCACGCTGTTCAACATGCTCGGCCCGCTTACGAATCCGGCCGGTGTGAAACATCAGGTAGTAGGGGTGTTCAGTCAGGCGTTGTGCCGGCCATTGGCCGAAGTTTTGCAACGTCTGGGCAGTAAACACGTGCTGGTGGTGCACTCGAAGGATGGCCTGGACGAGTTCAGTCTGGCGGCTCCGACCTTTGTGGCGGAATTGAAGAATGACCAGATCACCGAGTATTGGGTCGAACCCGAAGACCTGGGGATGAAGAGCCAGAGCCTGCACGGTCTGGCGGTGGAAAGCCCGGCGGCCTCCCTTGAGCTGATTCGCGATGCCTTGGGCAAGCGCAAGACCGAGAACGGTCAGAAAGCCGCCGAGATGATCGTGCTCAATGCCGGTGCCGCGCTGTACGCCGCCGACCATGCCAGCAGTTTGAAAGAAGGCGTTGCCCTGGCGCACGATGCGCTGCACACAGGCCTCGCTCGGGAAAAACTTGAGGAATTGGGTGCATTTACCGCGGTATTCAAAGTGGAGAATGAGGGATGA
- a CDS encoding aminodeoxychorismate/anthranilate synthase component II, which yields MLLMIDNYDSFTYNVVQYLGELGSEVKVVRNDELTIAEIEALNPERIVVSPGPCTPTEAGISIEAIKHFAGKLPILGVCLGHQSIGQAFGGDVVRARQVMHGKTSPVFHEDKGVFEGLNHPLTVTRYHSLIVKRETLPDCLELTAWTQLEDGSVDEIMGLRHKTLNIEGVQFHPESILTEQGHELFANFLKQTGGTR from the coding sequence ATGTTGCTGATGATCGATAACTACGACTCTTTTACTTACAACGTTGTGCAGTACCTTGGCGAGCTAGGCTCCGAGGTCAAAGTCGTGCGCAACGATGAACTCACCATTGCCGAAATCGAAGCCCTCAACCCTGAGCGCATTGTCGTGTCCCCGGGTCCATGCACCCCGACCGAAGCCGGTATTTCCATTGAGGCAATCAAGCACTTCGCCGGCAAGTTGCCGATTCTCGGCGTTTGCCTGGGTCACCAGTCCATCGGCCAGGCCTTTGGGGGCGATGTGGTCCGTGCCCGTCAAGTCATGCACGGTAAGACTAGCCCGGTATTCCACGAGGACAAGGGCGTGTTCGAAGGCCTCAATCACCCGCTGACGGTCACCCGCTACCACTCGCTGATCGTCAAGCGCGAAACCCTGCCCGATTGCCTGGAGCTGACCGCCTGGACCCAGCTCGAAGACGGCTCGGTCGACGAGATCATGGGCCTGCGCCACAAGACGCTGAATATCGAAGGTGTGCAATTCCACCCTGAGTCTATCCTCACCGAACAGGGGCACGAGCTGTTCGCCAACTTCCTCAAACAAACCGGCGGCACGCGCTAA
- the trpC gene encoding indole-3-glycerol phosphate synthase TrpC — MSLPTVLENILARKVQEVAERRARVSLAELENLAKAADAPRGFAKALIDQAKTKQPAVIAEIKKASPSKGVIRENFVPADIARSYEKGGATCLSVLTDIDYFQGADAYLQQARAACKLPVIRKDFMIDPYQIVEARALGADCVLLIVSALDDVKMAELAAAAKSVGLDVLVEVHDGDELERALKTLDTPLVGVNNRNLHTFDVNLETTLDLLPRIPRDRLVITESGILNRADVELMEISDVYAFLVGEAFMRAESPGTELQRLFFPERGIPVSGSTLD; from the coding sequence ATGAGTTTACCGACGGTTCTGGAAAATATTCTGGCCCGCAAAGTTCAGGAAGTCGCCGAGCGTCGCGCTCGTGTGAGTCTGGCGGAACTGGAAAATCTGGCCAAGGCGGCCGATGCCCCCCGTGGTTTTGCCAAGGCACTGATCGATCAGGCCAAGACAAAACAGCCGGCGGTCATTGCTGAAATCAAGAAGGCTTCGCCAAGCAAAGGCGTGATTCGCGAGAACTTCGTGCCTGCGGACATTGCCAGAAGTTACGAAAAGGGCGGGGCCACTTGCCTGTCGGTGCTCACCGACATCGATTACTTCCAGGGGGCCGATGCGTATCTGCAACAGGCCCGGGCGGCGTGCAAGTTGCCGGTGATCCGCAAGGATTTCATGATCGATCCGTACCAGATTGTCGAAGCCCGCGCATTGGGTGCGGACTGCGTGCTGTTGATCGTCTCCGCACTGGACGACGTGAAGATGGCCGAGCTGGCGGCCGCGGCCAAAAGCGTCGGTCTTGATGTGCTGGTGGAAGTCCACGATGGCGACGAGCTGGAGCGGGCTTTGAAAACCCTCGACACACCGCTGGTGGGCGTGAACAACCGCAACTTGCACACCTTCGACGTCAATCTGGAAACCACCCTCGACCTGTTGCCGCGCATCCCGCGTGATCGTCTGGTGATTACTGAAAGTGGCATTCTTAACCGGGCCGATGTCGAGCTGATGGAAATCAGCGATGTGTATGCGTTCCTGGTCGGCGAAGCATTCATGCGCGCCGAAAGCCCGGGTACCGAATTGCAGCGCCTGTTCTTTCCCGAGCGTGGCATTCCAGTGAGCGGTTCTACGCTCGACTGA
- a CDS encoding iron-containing alcohol dehydrogenase, giving the protein MSLSSFKIAHKLITGAGAIEQLAAELTRLDIDNPLIVTDAALVKSGTVELALAQLGERSYEIFDRVLPDPEIAIVEDCMRVYREGGHDGLIGLGGGSAIDIAKSVAAYAGYHGALEDLFGVDQVPRKGPPLIAIPTTAGTGSEVTNVAILSDKVAQLKKGIISDYLLPDVALVSPQMTLTCPRSVTAASGVDALVHAIESYLSLNASPITDALAIGAIKLITQALPKAYANPSHLQAREDMATASLMAGMAFGNAGVGAVHALAYPLGGRFNIAHGVSNALLLPYVMTWNKMACVERMQDIAEAMGVKTAHLSANEAADKAVEAMTELCAAVEIPLGLRSFGVPEDAIPAMAVEAAGIERLMRNNPRKLSAIDIEKIYRAAY; this is encoded by the coding sequence ATGAGTCTTTCCTCTTTCAAAATCGCTCACAAACTGATCACCGGCGCAGGTGCCATCGAGCAACTCGCGGCCGAATTGACGCGTCTGGACATCGACAACCCGCTGATCGTCACCGACGCCGCGCTGGTCAAGTCCGGCACGGTAGAGCTGGCGCTGGCGCAGCTGGGCGAGCGCAGTTACGAGATCTTCGACCGAGTGTTGCCGGACCCGGAAATCGCCATCGTCGAAGATTGCATGCGGGTTTACCGTGAAGGCGGGCATGACGGATTGATCGGCCTCGGTGGCGGCAGTGCCATCGACATTGCCAAGAGTGTTGCAGCCTATGCCGGTTACCACGGCGCCCTGGAGGATTTGTTTGGTGTCGATCAGGTGCCGCGCAAAGGCCCGCCGCTGATTGCCATCCCGACCACTGCCGGCACCGGTTCGGAAGTGACCAACGTGGCCATCCTCTCCGACAAGGTTGCGCAGCTGAAGAAGGGCATTATCAGCGATTACTTGTTGCCGGACGTGGCACTGGTCAGCCCGCAAATGACCCTGACCTGCCCGCGCAGTGTCACCGCTGCCAGTGGCGTCGATGCGCTGGTGCACGCCATCGAGTCCTACCTGTCGCTCAATGCCTCGCCAATCACCGATGCCCTGGCCATTGGCGCGATCAAACTGATTACCCAGGCGCTGCCCAAGGCCTACGCCAATCCCTCTCATCTGCAAGCCCGCGAGGACATGGCGACCGCCAGCCTGATGGCCGGCATGGCGTTCGGCAATGCCGGGGTCGGAGCGGTGCATGCGTTGGCTTATCCGCTGGGCGGGCGTTTCAACATTGCCCATGGCGTCAGCAATGCCTTGCTGCTGCCGTATGTCATGACCTGGAACAAGATGGCCTGCGTGGAGCGTATGCAGGATATTGCCGAGGCCATGGGGGTGAAGACTGCTCATCTGAGCGCCAACGAAGCGGCGGACAAAGCCGTGGAGGCGATGACCGAGCTGTGCGCCGCGGTGGAGATCCCGCTGGGCCTGCGCAGTTTCGGGGTGCCCGAGGATGCGATCCCGGCCATGGCCGTGGAAGCCGCCGGCATCGAGCGCCTGATGCGCAACAATCCGCGCAAGCTGAGCGCCATCGATATCGAGAAGATCTACCGAGCGGCCTATTAG
- the rpe gene encoding ribulose-phosphate 3-epimerase, with translation MQPFVIAPSILSADFARLGEEVDNVLAAGADFVHFDVMDNHYVPNLTIGPMVCAALRKYGVTAPIDAHLMVSPVDRIVGDFIEAGATYITFHPEATQHVDRSLQLIREGGCKAGLVFNPATPLDVLKYVMDKVDMILLMSVNPGFGGQKFIPGTLDKLREARALIDASGRDIRLEIDGGVNVNNIREIAAAGADTFVAGSAIFNAPNYQEVIEKMRSELALARP, from the coding sequence ATGCAGCCCTTCGTCATTGCTCCGTCGATTCTCTCCGCCGACTTCGCCCGCCTGGGCGAGGAAGTGGACAACGTCCTGGCCGCCGGCGCCGACTTCGTGCACTTCGATGTCATGGACAATCATTACGTACCCAACCTGACCATCGGCCCGATGGTGTGTGCCGCGCTGCGCAAGTACGGCGTGACCGCGCCGATCGATGCGCACCTGATGGTCAGCCCGGTGGACCGCATCGTCGGTGACTTCATCGAGGCCGGTGCGACCTACATTACTTTCCACCCGGAAGCCACGCAGCACGTCGACCGTTCCCTGCAATTGATCCGCGAAGGCGGCTGCAAGGCGGGCCTGGTGTTCAACCCGGCGACCCCGCTGGACGTACTCAAGTACGTGATGGACAAGGTCGATATGATCCTCCTGATGAGCGTCAACCCGGGTTTCGGCGGGCAGAAGTTCATTCCCGGTACCCTCGACAAGCTGCGTGAAGCGCGGGCTCTGATCGATGCTTCCGGACGTGACATTCGCCTGGAAATCGACGGCGGCGTAAACGTGAACAATATTCGCGAAATCGCCGCCGCAGGCGCCGACACTTTCGTGGCCGGTTCGGCGATCTTTAATGCGCCGAACTATCAGGAAGTGATTGAAAAAATGCGCTCCGAACTGGCGCTGGCGCGCCCATGA
- the trpE gene encoding anthranilate synthase component I: MIREEFLRLAAAGYNRIPLACETLADFDTPLSIYLKLADEPNSYLLESVQGGEKWGRYSIIGLPCRTVLRVHDHHVSVTHDGVEIESHDVEDPLAFVEAFKARYNVPTIAGLPRFNGGLVGYFGYDCVRYVEKRLGKCPNPDPLGVPDILLMVSDAVVVFDNLAGKMHAIVLADPSQEDAFEQGQARLQTLLEQLRQPITPRRGLDFSKQQSADPVFRSSFTQDDYEKAVDTIKEYILAGDCMQVVPSQRMSIDFKAAPIDLYRALRCFNPTPYMYFFNFGDFHVVGSSPEVLVRVEDNLITVRPIAGTRPRGANEEADVALEKDLLSDDKEIAEHLMLIDLGRNDTGRVSEIGSVKLTEKMVIERYSNVMHIVSNVTGQLKAGLTAMDALRAILPAGTLSGAPKIRAMEIIDELEPVKRGVYGGAVGYFAWNGNMDTAIAIRTAVIKNGELHVQAGGGIVADSVPALEWEETLNKRRAMFRAVALAEQTPDT, translated from the coding sequence ATGATCCGCGAAGAATTCCTGCGTTTGGCCGCTGCCGGCTACAACCGCATCCCGCTTGCCTGCGAAACCCTGGCCGACTTCGACACGCCATTGTCGATCTACCTGAAACTGGCCGACGAGCCCAACTCCTACCTGCTGGAGTCGGTGCAGGGCGGCGAGAAATGGGGCCGTTATTCGATCATCGGCCTGCCGTGCCGCACCGTGCTGCGGGTTCACGATCACCACGTCAGCGTGACCCACGACGGCGTCGAGATCGAAAGTCACGATGTTGAAGACCCGCTGGCCTTCGTCGAAGCCTTCAAGGCACGCTACAACGTGCCGACCATCGCCGGTCTGCCGCGCTTCAATGGCGGTCTGGTGGGTTACTTCGGTTATGACTGCGTACGTTATGTGGAGAAGCGTCTGGGCAAATGCCCGAACCCGGATCCGCTGGGCGTGCCGGACATTCTGCTGATGGTCTCCGACGCGGTGGTGGTGTTCGACAACCTCGCCGGCAAGATGCACGCGATTGTCCTGGCCGATCCGTCGCAGGAAGATGCTTTCGAGCAAGGTCAGGCGCGTCTGCAAACGCTGCTGGAACAACTCCGTCAGCCAATCACTCCGCGCCGTGGCCTGGATTTCAGCAAGCAGCAATCGGCTGATCCGGTATTCCGTTCAAGCTTCACCCAGGACGATTACGAAAAAGCCGTCGACACCATCAAGGAATACATCCTGGCCGGTGACTGCATGCAGGTCGTGCCGTCCCAGCGCATGTCGATCGATTTCAAAGCCGCGCCTATCGACCTGTATCGGGCGCTGCGCTGCTTCAACCCGACGCCTTATATGTACTTCTTCAACTTCGGCGACTTCCACGTCGTCGGCAGTTCGCCGGAAGTACTGGTGCGGGTCGAAGACAACCTCATCACCGTGCGCCCGATTGCCGGCACCCGTCCGCGAGGCGCCAACGAAGAGGCTGACGTGGCGCTGGAGAAAGACCTGCTGTCGGACGACAAGGAGATCGCCGAGCATTTGATGCTGATTGATCTGGGCCGCAACGACACCGGTCGCGTTTCGGAGATCGGTTCGGTGAAACTCACCGAGAAGATGGTCATCGAGCGTTATTCCAACGTGATGCACATCGTCTCCAACGTTACTGGCCAATTGAAAGCCGGGCTGACAGCGATGGACGCACTGCGGGCGATCCTGCCGGCCGGCACCTTGTCTGGCGCGCCGAAGATTCGCGCGATGGAAATCATCGACGAGCTGGAACCGGTCAAGCGTGGCGTCTACGGTGGCGCGGTCGGTTACTTCGCCTGGAACGGCAACATGGACACGGCGATTGCGATCCGCACCGCAGTGATCAAGAACGGCGAACTGCATGTGCAGGCCGGTGGCGGCATCGTCGCCGACTCGGTGCCGGCGCTGGAATGGGAAGAAACCCTGAACAAACGTCGCGCCATGTTTCGCGCGGTGGCCCTGGCCGAGCAGACGCCGGACACCTGA
- the estP gene encoding esterase EstP — translation MIKQTLFVPLAGCLLAAACAQAIAAPNPYTNFVVFGDSLSDAGTFTDTGGPAGATQRFTNRTGPVYLDGSGEVRSLNATQILGGRLGFSPDQTASSSSAVRANEGLPDGNNWAVGGYRTDQILDSITSTSATGERTRAGYLPSNNFRADPNALYYLSGGGNDFLQGRVTSLPQASAAADRLASSVQTLQQAGARYIMVWLLPDIGFTPAFNGTSLQAFTSQLSNQFNSELVSQLQSVNANVIPLNIPVLLKETFANPAQFGLATDQNLSATCFSGNSCTENTRYGINSATPDPTKLIYNDSVHPTEAGQRLIADYAYSLLAAPWEATLLPEMAQGTLRAHQDELRNQWLADWENWQGVGQWRAIVAGGGQHQDFDSQRSGASADGNGYNLNIGGSYRLNEAWRVGLAAGFYNQKLEAGDNDSDYKLNTYMGTAFAQYQQNRWWGDAALTAGHLDYDSLKRKFQLGVNERGEKGDTDGYVLAFSGRLGYDIAPEATSPWHLSPFVSADFAKVEVDGYSENGADSTALTFDDQSRISRRLGLGIQGKYQITPQTQVFGELAHEREYNDDTQDVTMNLNSLPNNHYTLAGYTPQTNLNRLNLGVSHNLTKDLALRASYDIRKDDDFTQQGINVGVALDF, via the coding sequence ATGATCAAACAGACGTTGTTTGTACCGCTCGCCGGATGCCTGCTCGCTGCTGCCTGTGCCCAGGCGATCGCCGCGCCCAATCCTTATACGAATTTCGTCGTCTTCGGCGACAGCCTCAGCGATGCCGGGACCTTCACCGATACCGGCGGGCCTGCCGGGGCGACCCAACGTTTCACCAATCGCACCGGCCCGGTCTACCTGGACGGCAGCGGTGAAGTGCGCTCGCTCAATGCCACGCAAATTCTCGGCGGGAGACTGGGGTTCTCACCGGACCAGACGGCGTCTTCTTCCTCGGCGGTACGCGCCAACGAAGGCTTGCCCGATGGCAACAACTGGGCGGTTGGCGGTTATCGCACCGACCAGATTCTCGACTCGATCACCAGCACCTCCGCCACCGGCGAACGTACCCGCGCAGGCTATCTGCCGTCGAACAACTTCCGCGCCGACCCGAACGCACTGTATTACCTCTCGGGCGGTGGTAACGACTTCCTTCAAGGTCGCGTGACCAGTCTGCCCCAAGCCAGCGCCGCCGCCGATCGCTTGGCCAGCAGTGTGCAAACCCTGCAACAGGCCGGTGCCCGCTACATCATGGTCTGGTTGCTGCCGGACATCGGCTTTACCCCGGCTTTCAACGGCACGTCTCTGCAAGCGTTCACGTCCCAGCTCAGCAACCAGTTCAACAGCGAACTGGTGAGCCAGCTGCAAAGCGTTAATGCCAACGTCATTCCCCTGAACATTCCGGTGCTGCTCAAAGAAACGTTCGCCAACCCGGCGCAATTCGGCTTGGCCACCGACCAGAACCTGAGCGCCACCTGCTTCAGCGGCAACAGTTGCACCGAGAACACCCGCTACGGGATCAACAGTGCCACCCCGGACCCGACCAAACTGATCTACAACGACTCGGTGCACCCGACCGAAGCCGGGCAACGCCTGATTGCCGATTACGCCTACTCGCTGCTGGCCGCGCCGTGGGAAGCGACGCTCCTGCCGGAAATGGCTCAGGGCACCCTGCGTGCGCATCAGGATGAATTACGCAACCAGTGGCTGGCCGATTGGGAAAACTGGCAAGGCGTGGGTCAATGGCGGGCGATTGTCGCCGGCGGCGGCCAGCATCAGGATTTCGACAGTCAGCGCAGCGGCGCCAGTGCTGACGGTAATGGCTACAACTTGAATATCGGTGGCAGCTACCGGCTGAATGAAGCGTGGCGTGTTGGCCTGGCGGCTGGCTTCTACAATCAGAAACTCGAAGCCGGTGATAACGATTCGGACTACAAGCTCAACACGTACATGGGTACGGCTTTCGCCCAGTACCAGCAGAACCGCTGGTGGGGTGACGCGGCACTGACGGCCGGGCATCTGGACTACGACAGCCTCAAACGCAAATTCCAACTGGGGGTCAACGAGCGAGGGGAGAAAGGCGATACCGACGGTTATGTATTGGCCTTCAGCGGCCGGCTGGGTTACGACATCGCACCAGAAGCAACCAGCCCTTGGCACCTGTCGCCGTTCGTCAGCGCTGATTTCGCCAAGGTTGAAGTCGACGGGTACTCGGAAAATGGCGCTGACTCCACCGCGCTGACCTTCGATGACCAGTCGCGCATCTCTCGGCGCCTGGGTCTCGGGATTCAGGGCAAGTACCAGATCACCCCGCAGACCCAGGTGTTTGGCGAACTGGCTCACGAACGTGAGTACAACGACGACACCCAGGACGTGACCATGAACCTCAACAGCCTGCCGAACAACCACTACACCCTGGCCGGCTACACTCCGCAGACCAACCTGAACCGTTTGAACCTGGGCGTGAGTCACAACCTCACCAAGGACCTGGCGTTGCGCGCCAGCTACGATATCCGCAAGGATGATGACTTTACCCAGCAAGGTATTAACGTTGGGGTAGCGTTGGACTTCTAA
- a CDS encoding phosphoglycolate phosphatase: protein MSGFEQLFPGRLPRLVMFDLDGTLVDSVPDLAAAVDNMLLKLGRQPAGIEPVREWVGNGVHMLVRRALANHIDGEGVDEVEAEHALELFNGFYEDGHELTVVYPGVRDTLKWLNKQGVEMALITNKPERFVAPLLDQMKIGRYFKWIIGGDTLPNKKPDPAALFFVMKMANIPASQSLFVGDSRSDVLAAKAAGVKCVALSYGYNHGRPIAEESPALVIDDLRKLIPGCLDPAAEITLPDAVQSPSGNAIVVVTRKLWMKVIKALARWRWRA, encoded by the coding sequence ATGAGTGGTTTTGAGCAGCTGTTCCCGGGGCGTCTGCCGCGGCTGGTGATGTTCGATCTGGATGGCACCCTGGTCGATTCGGTCCCCGACCTCGCGGCGGCTGTGGATAACATGCTGCTCAAACTCGGGCGTCAACCTGCCGGTATCGAACCGGTGCGGGAGTGGGTTGGCAACGGCGTGCACATGCTGGTGCGCCGGGCCTTGGCCAATCACATCGACGGTGAGGGTGTCGATGAGGTCGAGGCCGAGCATGCCCTGGAATTGTTCAACGGCTTTTATGAGGACGGTCACGAACTGACGGTGGTTTACCCCGGCGTGCGTGACACCCTCAAGTGGCTGAACAAACAAGGTGTCGAAATGGCGCTGATCACCAACAAACCGGAACGCTTCGTCGCGCCGCTGCTGGATCAGATGAAGATCGGCCGTTACTTCAAATGGATCATCGGTGGCGACACCCTGCCGAACAAGAAACCTGACCCGGCCGCGCTGTTTTTCGTGATGAAAATGGCCAACATTCCGGCATCGCAATCGTTGTTCGTCGGCGACTCGCGCAGCGATGTGCTGGCGGCGAAAGCGGCGGGGGTCAAATGCGTGGCCCTCAGTTATGGCTATAACCACGGTCGGCCGATTGCCGAAGAATCGCCGGCGCTGGTGATCGATGATCTGCGCAAACTAATTCCCGGTTGCCTGGATCCGGCCGCTGAGATAACGTTGCCCGACGCTGTTCAATCCCCTTCTGGAAACGCCATCGTGGTGGTCACTCGCAAACTCTGGATGAAAGTCATCAAGGCCCTGGCCCGTTGGCGTTGGCGCGCCTGA
- a CDS encoding biotin/lipoate A/B protein ligase family protein has protein sequence MTSPTPLTIEAGLLAEQDLLAHVCTGESEFGLLFWQPTDRALVMPRRLNRLPQFEAACEVSAAAGWPVLLRETGGEPVPQSASTINIALLYAPPRSEGDLNRIETGYRRLCDPICQLLDELGGTSSLGEIEGAFCDGRFNVNLDGRKMVGTAQRWRQSKGGQRPVGLVHGAMLIDNERESMVAAVNRFNEACGLEQRVRAESHIALHEKFAAPDVLERLDTLYRQLLAEMLGT, from the coding sequence ATGACCTCACCAACCCCACTGACCATCGAAGCCGGCCTGCTCGCCGAACAGGATCTGTTGGCCCATGTGTGCACCGGTGAATCGGAGTTCGGTCTGCTGTTCTGGCAACCCACTGACCGCGCATTGGTCATGCCCCGTCGCTTGAATCGCCTGCCACAGTTCGAGGCAGCGTGCGAAGTCTCCGCTGCCGCCGGCTGGCCGGTACTACTGCGTGAAACCGGCGGTGAGCCAGTGCCGCAATCGGCCTCGACGATCAACATCGCACTGCTCTATGCCCCGCCGCGCAGCGAAGGCGATCTGAACCGCATCGAAACCGGCTACCGGCGTCTGTGCGATCCGATCTGTCAGTTACTGGATGAGTTGGGCGGCACTTCGTCGTTGGGCGAAATAGAGGGCGCGTTCTGCGACGGCCGTTTCAACGTCAATCTCGATGGTCGCAAGATGGTCGGCACCGCTCAGCGTTGGCGCCAGAGCAAGGGCGGGCAGCGTCCGGTCGGGCTGGTGCATGGGGCGATGTTGATCGATAACGAACGAGAGTCGATGGTCGCGGCGGTCAATCGCTTCAACGAAGCCTGTGGCCTGGAACAGCGGGTTCGCGCTGAAAGCCACATCGCCCTGCATGAAAAGTTTGCCGCTCCTGATGTGCTGGAACGGCTCGACACGCTATACCGACAGTTGCTGGCAGAAATGCTCGGGACTTAA
- the crp gene encoding cAMP-activated global transcriptional regulator CRP has translation MVAITPTPKIKNLDKLLMHCQRRRYAAKSNIICAGDRSDTLFFIIKGSVTILIEDDDGREMIIAYLNSGDFFGELGLFEQAGLEQERSAWVRAKVECEVAEISYAKFRELSQQDPDILYVLSGQIAQRLRNTTRKVGDLAFFDVTGRVARCLLELCKQPDAMTHPDGMQIKVTRQEIGRIVGCSREMVGRVLKDLEERNLVDVKGKTMVVFGTR, from the coding sequence ATGGTTGCTATTACCCCCACACCCAAAATCAAAAACCTCGACAAACTGTTGATGCACTGCCAGCGCCGTCGCTATGCCGCCAAGAGCAACATCATTTGTGCAGGTGACCGCTCGGACACGCTGTTTTTCATCATCAAAGGTTCGGTAACCATCCTGATTGAGGATGACGACGGCCGTGAAATGATCATTGCCTACCTCAATTCTGGCGACTTTTTCGGCGAGCTGGGTCTGTTTGAGCAAGCCGGCCTGGAACAGGAGCGCAGCGCCTGGGTACGTGCCAAGGTCGAATGCGAAGTCGCGGAAATCAGCTACGCGAAATTCCGCGAGCTGTCCCAACAAGATCCAGACATTCTTTACGTGCTCAGCGGACAAATCGCACAGCGCCTGCGCAATACCACGCGCAAGGTCGGCGACCTGGCGTTCTTCGACGTGACCGGTCGCGTTGCGCGCTGCTTGCTGGAGCTGTGCAAGCAACCAGACGCCATGACCCACCCGGACGGCATGCAGATCAAGGTGACCCGTCAGGAAATCGGCCGGATTGTCGGTTGCTCCCGTGAGATGGTCGGCCGCGTGCTCAAGGATCTGGAAGAGCGCAACCTGGTCGACGTCAAAGGCAAGACCATGGTGGTCTTCGGTACGCGCTAA